A genomic region of Kribbella sp. NBC_00382 contains the following coding sequences:
- a CDS encoding N-acyl-D-amino-acid deacylase family protein, whose protein sequence is MSESLVLRGGALVDARLGPGTVSGDLRITDGRVAAVGTVRPEPGERVVDCSGRLILPGLIDAHSHADAAVFDDEVGRALLRQGVTTVIAGQDGVSFAPGEGRYATRYFAAINGPHPSYRGGGVAALLEGYRHTTPINVGYLIPAGTVRELVCGLSAATPTKTQLGQMRDLVAAGMTEGALGLSTGLDYVPGCFADVDELAALCVPVAECDGLYVTHMRGGYEENSRAGLDEVAAIAHASGVRTHVSHFHARSELIVELVDEFIAAGVDLSFDSYPYSRGCTILAMLVLPPDFLRSGFDSCVAQLARPQVRQQFLTEWIPAMAARADMGPNWADNICFAHIARDSYQWAHGLTLSVAASRLDISPAELALQVLAEADLEVSVIMRVPRERNDAEMAGHLKHPAHLGGSDGIFVGRSPHPRAFGTFARYLAVFAAERGDLSWTDIATTFSTNAARRFRLGSRGSLTAGSIADLIVVDPAATRSPADYNHPRRLAEGVDDVFVAGRQVLRGGELTGIRSGIGLRRQPDLPFAPEL, encoded by the coding sequence ATGAGCGAGTCGTTAGTACTGCGAGGCGGAGCGCTGGTTGATGCGCGACTGGGGCCGGGGACAGTGTCCGGTGATCTGCGGATCACTGATGGGCGGGTCGCTGCCGTCGGTACGGTGCGGCCAGAACCGGGTGAGCGGGTGGTCGACTGCTCGGGCCGGCTCATCCTGCCGGGACTGATCGATGCTCACTCCCATGCCGACGCGGCGGTGTTCGACGACGAGGTCGGCCGCGCCCTGCTGCGGCAAGGTGTCACGACCGTGATCGCCGGGCAGGACGGGGTGTCGTTCGCTCCTGGCGAAGGCCGGTACGCCACCCGCTACTTCGCGGCGATCAATGGGCCTCATCCGAGCTACAGAGGTGGGGGAGTGGCCGCTCTGCTGGAAGGCTATCGGCACACCACGCCGATCAACGTCGGATACCTGATCCCGGCCGGCACCGTACGGGAATTGGTCTGCGGTCTGAGTGCCGCGACGCCGACAAAGACTCAGCTAGGGCAGATGCGGGACCTGGTTGCCGCCGGTATGACCGAGGGCGCGCTCGGGTTGTCGACCGGGCTGGACTACGTCCCCGGCTGCTTCGCCGATGTCGACGAACTCGCCGCGCTGTGCGTCCCGGTCGCCGAGTGCGATGGGCTCTACGTCACCCACATGCGTGGCGGTTACGAGGAGAACTCGCGAGCTGGCCTGGACGAGGTGGCCGCGATCGCCCACGCGAGCGGCGTCCGGACCCATGTCTCGCATTTCCATGCCAGGTCGGAGTTGATCGTGGAACTCGTCGACGAGTTCATCGCCGCCGGAGTCGACCTGAGCTTCGACTCCTACCCGTACTCGCGAGGCTGCACGATCTTGGCGATGCTCGTACTGCCCCCGGATTTTCTGCGGAGCGGATTCGACTCCTGCGTTGCGCAGCTCGCCCGCCCGCAGGTACGGCAGCAGTTCCTCACCGAGTGGATCCCGGCCATGGCGGCCCGGGCGGACATGGGGCCGAACTGGGCAGACAACATCTGCTTCGCTCACATCGCCAGGGACTCCTATCAGTGGGCGCATGGCCTGACGCTGTCCGTGGCGGCGAGCCGGCTCGACATCTCACCCGCCGAGTTGGCGCTCCAGGTGCTGGCCGAGGCCGACCTCGAGGTCAGCGTGATCATGAGGGTGCCGAGAGAACGCAACGACGCGGAGATGGCCGGGCATCTCAAGCACCCGGCCCACCTGGGCGGCTCCGACGGCATCTTCGTCGGGCGGTCGCCGCATCCGCGCGCGTTCGGGACATTCGCCCGCTATCTCGCGGTCTTCGCCGCCGAACGCGGGGATCTCAGCTGGACCGACATCGCCACCACGTTCAGCACCAACGCGGCTCGTAGGTTCCGCCTCGGCAGCCGCGGCTCGCTCACCGCGGGCAGCATCGCCGATCTGATCGTCGTCGACCCGGCCGCGACCCGGTCGCCGGCCGACTACAACCATCCGCGTCGGCTCGCTGAGGGTGTCGACGATGTCTTCGTCGCCGGGCGGCAGGTGCTCCGGGGCGGTGAACTGACCGGGATCCGCAGCGGCATCGGCCTGCGCAGGCAACCGGATCTGCCCTTCGCCCCGGAGCTTTAG
- a CDS encoding SDR family NAD(P)-dependent oxidoreductase, which translates to MRFQDRVVLITGAGSGIGRVTAQAFAGEGAVVAVTDIDEAAADETVAMTPGSFALRLDVTDVEAIRDVPAEIRDRRGQIDVLINNAMICSDTPFTEMSDEALLHELNVDLAGAMRLTRAVLPGMVTKGSGVIVNLSSVNGMQYFGQTVYSAAKAGLISFTRSIAAEYGRYGIRCNAVAPASIATPAWQRRIDRNPAVLDRLQRFYPMGRVGQSEDVSDAVLFLASDQASWITGITLPVDGGLLAGNVAVAELADDSSPRR; encoded by the coding sequence ATGCGATTTCAGGATCGGGTTGTGCTGATCACCGGTGCCGGGTCGGGCATCGGACGGGTGACCGCACAGGCATTCGCCGGTGAGGGGGCGGTGGTGGCGGTCACCGACATCGACGAGGCCGCGGCCGACGAGACGGTGGCCATGACGCCCGGTAGCTTCGCACTGCGGCTGGACGTCACCGATGTAGAAGCGATCCGGGATGTGCCGGCCGAGATTCGGGATCGGCGCGGTCAGATCGATGTTTTGATCAACAACGCGATGATCTGCTCGGATACGCCGTTCACCGAGATGAGTGACGAGGCGTTGCTGCACGAGCTGAACGTCGATCTGGCGGGTGCGATGCGACTCACCCGGGCAGTGCTACCGGGCATGGTCACGAAGGGAAGCGGGGTGATCGTGAACCTCAGCTCGGTGAACGGCATGCAGTACTTCGGCCAGACCGTCTACTCCGCGGCGAAGGCGGGGCTGATCTCGTTCACCAGATCCATCGCGGCCGAGTACGGCCGCTACGGGATCCGCTGTAATGCAGTGGCGCCGGCCTCCATCGCGACGCCCGCCTGGCAGCGCCGGATCGACAGGAACCCGGCCGTCCTCGACCGCCTCCAGCGGTTCTATCCAATGGGCAGGGTCGGCCAGAGCGAGGACGTCAGTGATGCGGTGCTGTTCCTGGCCTCCGATCAGGCATCCTGGATCACCGGAATCACCCTGCCGGTCGACGGTGGCCTGCTGGCCGGCAACGTGGCGGTGGCTGAGCTCGCGGACGATTCCAGCCCCCGTCGTTGA
- a CDS encoding FAD-dependent oxidoreductase, whose translation MTSDVTVIGGGLAGVCAAIAAARQGATVSLVQNRPVLGGNSSSEIRVWVCGATAHGVQQYARETGIMGELWLRNQAVNPDGNPYYWDLVVLEAVRAEPNITLFLNTDLREADVDGPAQARTIRSVTGWMMGSERLITFTSEAFCDCTGDGFLGYLAGADHSTGRESRDVYGESWAPVVPDRTTLGSTILFYTKDAGHPVSFVAPSFAVDIERTGIPEHRLITPDRNGCAYWWIEWGGELDIVHDDARIRDELQGVVYGIWDYIKNSGKFEADNLTLEWIGAVPGKREYRRFLGDVVLTQQDVLNQTEFDDKAGFGGWSIDLHPAGGVYATEPGSRHWHPDGNYHIPLRSLYSRNVTNMWMAGRNISASHVAFGSTRVMATCALTGEAAGLGAAVAVGNELTPRQLATEELGLYQRALTRSDASVLGLADTDPANQSLTATATASSTLREVCVEGPIVEAFELRSAVGVVLPVVPGFEGLELLVEADVDTEIVVTVHATDKAQVYLPGSPISSATVAVAGGRAEWIEVPVKTRLDAAANVFVVIEKNPLARLQLADRSEPGVLVFRYRDAGPDEVWPEQFRHWKLAEHRRSICLRTRGNGDVYAARHVIGGYARPFGGPNMWVSAPFADDPSPWIELRWSERATFTELTVILDDSLDIDLINLHRHKTEFPTMPGLLTDYTIQAETAEGWVEVAAVTGNQRRKVTHVFEQELRAEAIRLVAQVTGGDPHAHVVSLRAY comes from the coding sequence GTGACCTCCGACGTGACTGTCATCGGCGGTGGCTTGGCCGGGGTCTGCGCGGCGATCGCCGCCGCCCGCCAGGGCGCGACCGTCAGTCTCGTCCAGAACCGGCCGGTACTGGGCGGCAACTCCTCGAGCGAGATCCGGGTCTGGGTCTGTGGTGCAACCGCTCACGGCGTGCAGCAGTACGCCCGCGAGACCGGCATCATGGGAGAGCTCTGGCTCCGGAACCAGGCCGTCAATCCCGACGGGAACCCGTACTATTGGGACCTGGTCGTGCTGGAGGCAGTGCGTGCTGAGCCGAACATCACGCTGTTCCTCAACACCGATCTTCGCGAGGCGGACGTGGACGGGCCGGCGCAGGCGCGAACGATTCGATCCGTCACGGGGTGGATGATGGGGTCCGAGCGGCTGATCACCTTTACCAGTGAGGCTTTTTGCGACTGCACGGGTGATGGCTTTCTTGGGTATCTTGCCGGCGCCGATCATTCGACGGGGCGTGAGTCGCGAGACGTTTATGGTGAGTCGTGGGCGCCCGTAGTACCGGATCGGACGACGCTGGGTAGCACGATCTTGTTCTACACCAAGGATGCCGGGCATCCGGTCAGCTTCGTCGCGCCGAGTTTCGCGGTGGACATCGAGCGGACCGGCATCCCGGAGCATCGGCTGATCACGCCTGACCGGAACGGGTGTGCCTACTGGTGGATCGAGTGGGGCGGCGAGCTGGACATCGTGCACGACGACGCCCGGATCCGGGACGAGTTGCAAGGAGTGGTCTACGGGATCTGGGACTACATCAAGAACTCGGGGAAGTTCGAGGCGGACAATCTCACTTTGGAGTGGATCGGCGCTGTTCCTGGCAAGCGCGAGTACCGGCGGTTTCTCGGCGATGTGGTGCTGACCCAGCAGGACGTACTGAATCAGACCGAGTTCGACGACAAGGCAGGCTTCGGCGGCTGGTCGATCGACCTGCATCCGGCAGGTGGGGTCTACGCCACCGAGCCGGGCTCTCGGCACTGGCACCCTGACGGGAACTACCACATCCCGCTGCGATCGCTGTACTCGCGCAATGTCACCAACATGTGGATGGCCGGCCGGAACATCTCGGCCAGCCATGTCGCGTTCGGATCGACCAGGGTGATGGCGACCTGTGCGCTGACCGGTGAGGCGGCAGGACTGGGTGCTGCGGTTGCTGTTGGCAATGAGTTGACGCCGAGGCAGTTGGCGACGGAGGAGTTGGGGCTCTATCAGCGTGCGTTGACCCGGTCGGACGCATCGGTGCTCGGGCTGGCGGACACTGATCCGGCGAACCAGTCGCTCACCGCGACCGCCACGGCATCCTCGACGCTGCGTGAGGTCTGCGTCGAGGGGCCGATTGTGGAGGCCTTCGAGTTGAGGTCCGCGGTGGGAGTGGTCCTGCCGGTCGTACCGGGGTTCGAGGGCCTTGAGTTGTTGGTCGAGGCTGATGTCGATACCGAGATCGTCGTCACGGTTCATGCCACCGACAAGGCCCAGGTCTACCTGCCTGGCTCACCGATCAGCTCCGCCACGGTGGCTGTCGCGGGCGGCCGAGCGGAGTGGATCGAGGTTCCGGTGAAGACCAGGCTGGATGCTGCGGCCAATGTCTTCGTGGTGATCGAGAAGAATCCGCTGGCCCGGCTGCAGCTCGCTGATCGTTCCGAGCCGGGTGTCTTGGTCTTTCGGTATCGCGACGCCGGGCCCGACGAGGTCTGGCCCGAGCAGTTCAGGCATTGGAAGTTGGCGGAGCATCGCCGCTCTATCTGCCTGCGTACGCGGGGAAATGGCGACGTCTACGCTGCGCGCCACGTCATCGGAGGGTACGCGCGTCCCTTTGGCGGACCGAACATGTGGGTCAGCGCGCCGTTCGCCGATGATCCCAGTCCATGGATCGAACTTCGCTGGAGCGAGCGGGCAACTTTCACCGAGCTGACCGTCATCCTTGATGACTCGCTGGACATCGACCTGATCAACCTTCATCGCCACAAGACCGAGTTCCCCACCATGCCAGGGTTGCTGACCGACTACACCATCCAGGCAGAGACCGCCGAGGGCTGGGTCGAGGTTGCTGCCGTGACGGGCAATCAGCGGCGCAAGGTGACGCACGTGTTCGAACAAGAGCTCAGGGCCGAGGCGATCCGGTTGGTCGCACAGGTAACCGGGGGAGACCCGCACGCTCACGTGGTCTCGTTGCGTGCGTACTGA
- a CDS encoding carbohydrate ABC transporter permease codes for MSGATGVVSTRPRATSARLSRLPRQIRKYVLAAVLWIFALGFIAPLVWMVSSSLKRNIDVFTAPMRWIPHPIQWANYAEVWLGDHSMLRYFGNSLLVTSVSVAGDLITSSMAGYAFALLTFRGRNKVFFIYLSTAIVPSQLLLVPRFMFFQQVGLYNTLFALILPGLFTLYGTFLLRQFFIATPTELAEAARLDGASEWGVFWRIYLPLARPMLAALGIIRFVGSWNDYETPLVMLSDDSRYTIPLGLTQFVDGDGGLSAGLAMAASVSSVLPILIVFLIFQRQFVAALAFTGLK; via the coding sequence GTGAGCGGCGCGACCGGGGTCGTCAGTACTCGTCCTCGTGCCACCAGCGCCCGGCTGTCGCGGCTCCCGCGGCAGATCCGGAAGTATGTCCTCGCTGCCGTGCTGTGGATCTTCGCGCTCGGCTTCATCGCGCCGCTCGTCTGGATGGTCTCGTCCTCGCTCAAGCGAAACATCGACGTGTTCACTGCGCCGATGCGGTGGATCCCGCACCCGATCCAGTGGGCGAACTACGCCGAGGTCTGGCTGGGCGATCACTCGATGTTGCGGTACTTCGGCAACTCACTGCTGGTGACCTCGGTCAGTGTCGCGGGCGACCTGATCACCTCCTCGATGGCGGGCTATGCCTTCGCCCTGCTGACCTTCCGTGGCCGGAACAAGGTCTTTTTCATCTACCTTTCCACGGCCATCGTCCCGTCCCAGCTACTGCTCGTTCCGCGCTTCATGTTCTTCCAGCAGGTCGGCCTCTACAACACGCTGTTCGCACTGATCCTTCCTGGACTGTTCACCTTGTACGGCACCTTCCTGCTCCGGCAGTTCTTCATCGCCACGCCCACCGAACTGGCCGAAGCCGCCCGGCTGGACGGGGCCTCCGAGTGGGGAGTGTTCTGGCGGATCTATCTACCGCTGGCCCGTCCGATGCTCGCCGCGCTCGGAATCATCCGGTTCGTCGGGTCGTGGAACGACTACGAGACGCCGCTGGTCATGCTGTCGGACGACTCGCGTTACACCATCCCGCTCGGGCTGACCCAGTTCGTGGACGGTGACGGCGGGCTGTCGGCCGGCCTGGCGATGGCTGCCTCGGTGTCGTCGGTACTACCGATTCTGATCGTCTTCCTGATCTTCCAGCGCCAGTTCGTCGCCGCCCTTGCCTTCACCGGGCTGAAGTGA
- a CDS encoding carbohydrate ABC transporter permease, translated as MTDVIVKSAPAVVQHRPARSRRTPTRVGWLFIAPNLLGFLAFTLIPLVAGLGIAFTNWNVVSGLGAIHFVGLDNFVELLGDPLFWSSALRTVGYAGISVPGTMLLGLLLGLALNTDVPGRAVLRVIFFVPHIVSSIAIGMIWLLLLDPGNGPINRILRGLGLSSTPGWLVSEVWGLPSLVLIVTWSGVGYCAVIYVAALQSMPPSLHEAALLDGAGPFARFRTVTWRSLMPTTTFLGVTMLISHSQGFGLIAFLTQGGPGDSTTVLSYYMYEQGFQFYRFGYAAAIGIMSFLGVLALSVVMWRFQRGRGLYT; from the coding sequence ATGACCGACGTCATCGTCAAGAGTGCGCCGGCCGTTGTTCAGCATCGGCCCGCACGGTCGAGACGAACACCGACCAGGGTCGGCTGGCTGTTCATCGCCCCGAACTTGCTGGGCTTCTTGGCCTTCACCCTGATTCCGCTGGTCGCCGGCCTTGGCATCGCCTTCACCAACTGGAACGTGGTCTCCGGTCTCGGCGCGATCCATTTCGTCGGGCTGGACAATTTCGTCGAACTGCTCGGCGACCCGCTCTTCTGGAGCTCGGCCCTGCGCACTGTCGGGTACGCCGGCATCAGCGTTCCCGGCACGATGTTGCTCGGACTGCTGCTCGGTCTCGCGTTGAACACCGATGTTCCCGGGCGCGCGGTCCTCCGGGTGATCTTCTTCGTCCCGCACATCGTCAGCTCGATCGCCATCGGCATGATCTGGCTACTGCTCCTCGATCCAGGAAACGGGCCGATCAACCGGATCCTCCGTGGCCTCGGCCTGTCCTCGACGCCTGGCTGGCTGGTCTCGGAGGTCTGGGGACTGCCGTCGCTGGTACTGATCGTCACCTGGTCCGGCGTCGGATACTGCGCGGTCATCTACGTCGCCGCCCTGCAGAGCATGCCGCCGAGCCTGCACGAAGCTGCGCTGCTGGACGGGGCGGGACCGTTCGCCCGGTTCAGGACGGTGACCTGGCGATCGTTGATGCCGACCACGACCTTCCTGGGAGTCACGATGCTGATCAGCCACTCACAGGGCTTCGGCCTGATCGCCTTCCTCACCCAAGGTGGCCCGGGCGATTCCACGACGGTGCTGTCCTATTACATGTACGAACAGGGCTTTCAGTTCTACCGGTTCGGCTACGCCGCGGCGATCGGGATCATGAGCTTTCTCGGCGTACTCGCACTGAGTGTTGTGATGTGGCGATTCCAGCGCGGCCGCGGGCTGTACACGTGA
- a CDS encoding ABC transporter substrate-binding protein: MVISAPAALVSRRRLLGGAFAVAAGATALAACSTQGSSGSAGVLNVWGGVPEDSGPGDMIAAFEKANPGIKVKYTRYVNDATGNLKLDTALQGGVPIDVIFSYGPPRASKRVSAGLLLDLSQKIAAEASFAKFAAGATPRANYVFDGKVYTVPAARSPQLVMANADLLDKAGIEIPDDWDVEDYHRIAKRLTVGSVSGSLGSPAIGVPALGPDANYQKGGQASNFADAAWRKQVELGVAMQKDRSAVPHKTVLAQKLQTFAQNAFLGGQFAMFSTQAFLVRYISDTKQYPHSFKVRAYPVPAPVKGKAYWNPGAYGDLMSISTKSTQQDAAWTFLKYWVTNAGAYMIKGGRLPSLPDPAKKADAISQLLGPDMTKLYDVDSFGKVLFDPAMKIPVDTIFTASTEIADLQTKLNDQAFLGSISVDQWVQQMTAQSDAAIRKAS, encoded by the coding sequence GTGGTGATCTCTGCACCCGCCGCCTTGGTGAGCCGTCGTCGGCTCCTCGGCGGCGCCTTCGCCGTTGCCGCCGGCGCCACGGCGCTGGCCGCCTGCAGTACTCAAGGTTCGTCCGGATCCGCCGGTGTGCTGAACGTATGGGGCGGCGTGCCGGAAGATTCCGGGCCTGGCGACATGATTGCCGCCTTCGAGAAGGCCAATCCGGGCATCAAGGTCAAGTACACGCGCTATGTGAACGACGCGACGGGCAACCTGAAGCTTGACACCGCTCTCCAGGGTGGGGTGCCGATCGACGTGATCTTCAGCTACGGACCACCGAGAGCCAGTAAGCGTGTCTCTGCTGGGCTTCTGCTCGATCTGAGCCAGAAAATCGCGGCAGAAGCCAGTTTCGCGAAGTTCGCCGCGGGCGCCACCCCACGAGCGAATTACGTCTTCGACGGCAAGGTCTACACCGTGCCTGCGGCAAGGTCGCCCCAGCTCGTGATGGCGAATGCCGACCTGCTCGACAAGGCCGGCATCGAGATCCCAGACGACTGGGACGTCGAGGATTACCACCGGATCGCCAAACGACTCACGGTTGGCTCAGTCAGTGGGTCCCTTGGTTCGCCGGCCATCGGGGTCCCGGCCCTCGGCCCGGATGCCAACTATCAGAAGGGCGGTCAGGCGTCGAACTTCGCCGATGCCGCCTGGCGCAAACAGGTCGAGCTGGGGGTCGCGATGCAGAAGGATCGCAGCGCCGTCCCACACAAGACGGTGCTGGCCCAGAAGCTGCAGACGTTCGCGCAGAACGCCTTTCTGGGTGGGCAGTTCGCGATGTTCAGCACTCAGGCATTCCTGGTGCGCTACATCAGCGACACCAAACAATATCCCCACTCCTTCAAGGTGCGCGCCTACCCGGTCCCTGCGCCGGTCAAGGGCAAGGCGTACTGGAATCCAGGCGCCTACGGCGACTTGATGTCGATCAGTACCAAGTCGACCCAGCAGGACGCGGCCTGGACGTTTCTCAAGTACTGGGTGACCAACGCGGGCGCCTACATGATCAAGGGCGGCCGGCTGCCCTCGCTACCGGACCCGGCCAAGAAGGCTGACGCGATCAGCCAGCTGCTCGGGCCGGACATGACGAAGCTCTACGACGTCGACTCGTTCGGCAAGGTGCTCTTCGACCCGGCCATGAAGATTCCGGTGGACACGATCTTCACCGCCTCGACCGAGATCGCCGACCTGCAGACGAAGCTGAACGACCAGGCGTTCCTCGGCTCTATCTCGGTCGATCAGTGGGTGCAGCAGATGACGGCGCAGTCTGATGCGGCGATCCGCAAGGCGAGCTGA
- a CDS encoding IclR family transcriptional regulator, with product MHSEPVTSSNQALARGLHVLQMLVESPEPLTTTEIARRLNLHQSSISRILTTLAQYGYVRRPSRGRFAPDFGLLSLAASTIPKFSLVTRPRAAMEQIAELCPGFSVTLGALWKGRMIYFLRTSTTAPTIDFVTSDFPVHLSAPGLRLLLDVPREEALTILRGSRERFGWRGEDVVPSSEEAVLDFATAQVAHDVLILPGWSRRGDVGAAIPVQSPDEGQPPLALSLTGVAEPGIDPDTLRLWLHDGRRLLESALRTP from the coding sequence GTGCATAGTGAGCCGGTCACGTCCAGCAACCAAGCGTTGGCGCGTGGGCTCCACGTGCTGCAGATGCTGGTGGAGTCCCCGGAGCCGTTGACCACCACGGAGATCGCACGGCGGCTCAACCTGCACCAGAGCTCGATCAGCCGGATCCTGACGACGCTGGCTCAGTACGGCTACGTACGCCGGCCGTCGCGGGGCCGTTTCGCTCCCGATTTCGGGCTGCTGTCGCTGGCTGCGAGCACCATCCCGAAGTTCTCCTTGGTGACTCGTCCGCGGGCGGCGATGGAGCAGATCGCCGAGTTGTGTCCCGGTTTCAGCGTCACTCTGGGCGCGCTCTGGAAGGGCAGGATGATCTACTTCCTGCGAACCTCCACCACCGCGCCCACGATCGACTTCGTGACGTCGGACTTCCCGGTCCACCTCTCGGCGCCCGGTCTGCGCTTGCTGCTGGACGTCCCGCGCGAGGAGGCGTTGACGATCCTGCGCGGATCCCGGGAACGCTTCGGCTGGCGTGGCGAGGACGTAGTTCCCTCCTCCGAGGAGGCGGTGCTGGACTTCGCGACCGCGCAGGTCGCGCACGATGTGCTCATCCTCCCCGGCTGGAGCCGGCGTGGCGACGTCGGCGCTGCGATCCCCGTTCAGTCGCCGGACGAAGGTCAGCCACCGTTGGCGCTCTCGTTGACGGGCGTCGCCGAGCCTGGCATCGATCCGGACACGCTCCGTCTCTGGCTCCACGACGGTCGTCGCCTGCTGGAGTCCGCACTCCGCACTCCCTGA
- a CDS encoding Gfo/Idh/MocA family protein, with product MTLNTREARQASEGTLRVGLVGYGARGTIGRSIDKDVMDAEVVAVCDTSERGLAEAGRDFPEATVTSDLADLLPLVDAVLITTPDDQHVGPVIAALEAGVSVFCEKPMGISIEECDAMLTTARRTGARLYIGHNMRHMSVFIQLRDLISAGRIGEVKAIWCRHFVGNGGDYYFKDWHADRTRSNSLLLQKGAHDIDVIHWLAGGYSTAVSAMGELIVYGSITDRTDRSGQRMGEWLSVGNWPPATLTGLNPVVDVEDISMMMMKLDNGVLASYQECHFSPDYWRNYTVIGDRGRIENLGDRQGAHIAVWDTRHGGYAEPDELIEIGGSEGGHGGADLRLIAEFIRFARDGGVTQTSPIAARMSVAAGCVAVDSLRGDGSQLPVPPLDPELVAYFERGQTR from the coding sequence ATGACTCTCAATACCCGTGAAGCCCGTCAGGCCTCCGAGGGGACCCTCCGCGTCGGCCTCGTCGGCTACGGAGCCCGCGGCACCATCGGCCGCTCGATCGACAAGGACGTCATGGATGCAGAGGTGGTCGCCGTCTGCGACACCTCCGAGCGTGGGTTGGCCGAAGCCGGACGGGACTTTCCCGAGGCCACGGTGACCTCCGACCTCGCCGACCTGCTGCCGCTTGTCGATGCGGTGCTCATCACGACCCCTGATGACCAGCACGTCGGGCCGGTGATCGCTGCGCTGGAGGCCGGCGTGAGTGTGTTCTGCGAGAAGCCGATGGGCATCAGCATCGAGGAGTGCGACGCGATGCTGACCACCGCCCGCCGCACCGGTGCGCGGCTCTACATCGGCCACAACATGCGGCACATGTCGGTGTTCATTCAGCTGCGCGACCTGATCTCGGCGGGACGGATCGGCGAGGTCAAAGCGATCTGGTGCCGGCATTTCGTCGGCAACGGCGGCGACTACTACTTCAAGGACTGGCACGCGGACCGCACCCGCTCCAACAGCCTGCTGTTGCAGAAGGGCGCGCACGACATCGACGTGATCCACTGGCTGGCCGGTGGATACAGCACGGCGGTCAGCGCGATGGGGGAGTTGATTGTCTACGGCTCGATCACCGACCGGACGGATCGGTCCGGGCAACGAATGGGCGAGTGGCTGAGCGTCGGCAACTGGCCGCCCGCGACGCTGACCGGACTGAACCCGGTGGTCGACGTCGAGGACATCTCGATGATGATGATGAAGCTGGACAACGGCGTGCTGGCCTCGTACCAGGAGTGCCACTTCAGCCCCGACTACTGGCGCAACTACACCGTGATCGGCGACCGGGGCCGGATCGAGAATCTCGGCGACCGGCAAGGGGCCCACATCGCCGTATGGGACACCCGGCACGGCGGCTACGCCGAACCGGACGAGCTGATCGAGATCGGTGGAAGCGAGGGCGGACACGGCGGCGCCGACCTTCGGCTGATCGCAGAGTTCATCCGGTTCGCCCGCGACGGCGGCGTCACGCAGACCTCGCCGATCGCGGCGCGGATGTCGGTGGCCGCCGGTTGCGTTGCCGTCGACTCACTCCGCGGGGATGGCAGCCAACTGCCGGTGCCACCCCTCGATCCGGAGCTGGTCGCCTACTTCGAGCGCGGCCAGACCCGCTGA